One genomic region from Gemmobacter aquarius encodes:
- a CDS encoding FliM/FliN family flagellar motor switch protein, with protein MDVLRRKMGQVGGACGGEGVIGADRAWRLALARAARDEIGLALDVTGLRDGRASLAELVEMPAERSLIAVLDAAGGDALGLVALDPAVLAGLVGMLATGRISAGDGPRRPTRTDAAMVAPMLDGALAGLAVELHGQEAAPWAEGWRYASFLDEARPLALLLDETEYRVLRAEVSLMRGAATGEVLLALPAARSRPAVVQQAEIAAGQAEAFHAAFVRQVEAVACRIEAELARCQMPLARVMALGVGDVLPLGDATVSRLSLRGIDGQVVAEGKLGQMRGQRAVRLAQPQELRLAG; from the coding sequence ATGGATGTGTTGCGGCGAAAGATGGGTCAGGTCGGCGGTGCCTGCGGAGGCGAGGGCGTGATCGGGGCCGACCGCGCATGGCGGCTGGCGCTGGCCCGCGCGGCGCGTGACGAGATCGGGTTGGCGCTTGACGTGACGGGGCTGCGCGACGGGCGGGCCTCGCTCGCGGAACTGGTGGAAATGCCTGCCGAGCGGTCGCTGATTGCGGTGCTCGATGCGGCGGGGGGCGATGCGCTGGGTCTGGTCGCGCTTGATCCTGCCGTGCTGGCGGGGCTGGTGGGCATGTTGGCCACGGGGCGGATCAGCGCGGGCGACGGTCCGCGCCGTCCGACCCGCACCGATGCAGCGATGGTGGCGCCGATGCTGGACGGTGCGCTTGCGGGGCTTGCCGTCGAATTGCACGGGCAAGAGGCGGCACCTTGGGCCGAGGGCTGGCGCTATGCGAGCTTTCTGGACGAGGCGCGGCCCCTCGCGCTGCTGCTCGACGAGACGGAGTATCGCGTGCTGCGTGCCGAGGTATCGCTGATGCGCGGGGCAGCGACGGGCGAGGTCTTGCTTGCCCTGCCTGCCGCGCGGTCGCGCCCAGCCGTAGTGCAACAGGCAGAGATTGCCGCAGGGCAGGCCGAAGCCTTCCACGCCGCCTTTGTCCGTCAGGTCGAGGCGGTGGCCTGCCGGATCGAGGCGGAACTGGCGCGGTGCCAGATGCCGCTTGCGCGGGTGATGGCGCTGGGGGTCGGAGATGTGCTGCCGCTGGGCGATGCGACCGTGTCGCGGCTTTCCTTGCGCGGGATCGACGGGCAGGTGGTGGCCGAGGGCAAGCTGGGCCAGATGCGCGGCCAGAGGGCGGTGCGGTTGGCGCAACCGCAGGAGTTGCGTCTGGCAGGGTAG
- a CDS encoding ATP-binding protein encodes MPFNLLVLFCLAYVAMLFMVAFLAERRAAVGRIGWLRSPVIYTLSLSIYCTAWTFYGAVGYAARSGLEFVTIYLGPTLVFIGWFWVLRKLVRIGRQQRVTSIADLISSRFGKSNILGVVVTLIAVIAATPYIALQLQSVTQSFAVFASGTPEGWALPNRDATAIWVAGGLAIFTILFGTRNLDAKEQHHGIVLAIAVEAVVKLAALLAVGAFVVWGVAGGVADVFARIEASPAAGWTIQPDRWVGMIAVSGAAVICLPRMFQVMVVEGGEDRHLALASWAFPAYLLLMSLFILPIAVIGLERMPAGANPDMFVLTLPLAEGQGGLALLAFLGGFSSATSMVIVESIALATMVSNHIVMPLWLRLAPRAAMTGDVRRIVLLARRLSIIGVLGLGYVYYRMSGGSVALAAMGLIAFVGVAQVLPVLLGGIFWRGATKVGAIAGLVTGFGVWAFTLLLPFFGPGTALSQAVFDSGLFGLHWLRPQALFGIEGMDPLIHSLFWSAALNTAAFCLGSLLTFPGPVERMQGAAFVNAFDTDTSGPQGWARGRAEPEALLMMAQRILGEDAALASFEAEARAQGKAGYLPDATPDFVAGLERRMAGSVGAATAHAMISQIVGRATVSVEDLMAVANETAQIMEYSAQLEAQREELTRTAGALREANEKLQQLSVQKDAFLSQISHELRTPMTSIRAFSEILTEGDLPPEQVAKYGRIIHDEAIRLTRLLDDLLDLSVLENGSVQLNLSLVNLQQLVDRALAAASHTRPERSFLVVRDLPGENLFLRTDGDRLVQVFINLISNARKYCDAAEPELKISVRQRAGRVHVDFTDNGSGIAKQNQGIIFEKFARLTDQSRAGGAGLGLAICREVMANLGGQVSYLPGRGGASFRVTLPLRIGQKAA; translated from the coding sequence ATGCCCTTCAACCTGCTGGTCCTGTTCTGTCTTGCCTATGTCGCCATGCTGTTCATGGTCGCCTTTCTGGCCGAGCGGCGGGCGGCGGTGGGGCGGATCGGCTGGCTGCGCTCACCGGTGATATACACGCTGTCGCTGTCGATCTATTGCACGGCCTGGACTTTTTACGGCGCGGTCGGCTATGCGGCGCGCTCGGGGCTGGAGTTCGTCACGATCTATCTTGGCCCGACGCTGGTCTTTATCGGCTGGTTCTGGGTGTTGCGAAAGCTGGTCAGGATCGGGCGGCAACAGCGGGTGACAAGCATTGCCGACCTGATTTCCAGCCGCTTTGGCAAATCGAACATCCTTGGCGTCGTGGTCACCCTGATCGCGGTGATCGCGGCCACGCCCTATATCGCGCTGCAATTGCAATCGGTCACGCAATCGTTCGCGGTCTTTGCCAGCGGCACGCCCGAGGGCTGGGCGCTTCCCAACCGCGATGCGACCGCGATCTGGGTCGCGGGGGGACTGGCGATCTTTACCATCCTGTTCGGCACCCGCAACCTTGACGCCAAAGAGCAGCACCACGGCATCGTTCTGGCCATTGCGGTCGAGGCGGTGGTGAAACTGGCGGCGCTGCTGGCCGTGGGGGCCTTTGTGGTCTGGGGCGTGGCAGGGGGCGTTGCCGATGTCTTTGCCCGCATCGAAGCGTCACCCGCTGCGGGCTGGACGATCCAGCCCGACCGCTGGGTGGGGATGATCGCCGTGTCGGGGGCGGCGGTGATCTGCCTGCCGCGCATGTTTCAGGTCATGGTGGTCGAAGGCGGCGAGGACCGGCATCTGGCTTTGGCAAGCTGGGCCTTTCCCGCCTATCTGCTGCTCATGAGCCTGTTCATCCTGCCCATCGCGGTGATCGGGCTGGAACGGATGCCTGCGGGCGCGAACCCCGATATGTTCGTGCTGACCCTGCCCTTGGCCGAGGGGCAGGGCGGGCTTGCGCTGCTGGCCTTTCTGGGCGGGTTTTCGTCGGCCACGTCGATGGTTATCGTCGAATCGATTGCGCTGGCGACGATGGTTTCGAACCATATCGTCATGCCGCTGTGGCTGCGGCTGGCCCCGCGTGCTGCGATGACGGGCGATGTGCGGCGGATCGTGCTTCTGGCGCGGCGGCTGTCGATCATCGGCGTGCTCGGGCTCGGCTATGTCTATTACCGCATGTCGGGCGGATCGGTCGCGCTGGCGGCGATGGGGCTGATTGCCTTTGTCGGCGTGGCGCAGGTGCTGCCGGTTCTGCTGGGCGGCATCTTCTGGCGCGGGGCGACGAAGGTGGGGGCGATCGCGGGGCTGGTAACGGGCTTCGGTGTCTGGGCCTTTACGCTTTTGCTGCCGTTCTTCGGGCCGGGCACGGCGCTGTCGCAGGCGGTCTTCGACAGTGGCCTTTTCGGCCTGCACTGGCTGCGCCCGCAGGCGCTGTTCGGGATCGAGGGGATGGACCCGCTGATCCATTCGCTGTTCTGGTCGGCGGCGCTGAATACGGCGGCCTTCTGCCTTGGCTCGCTTCTTACCTTTCCCGGTCCGGTCGAAAGGATGCAGGGCGCGGCTTTCGTCAACGCGTTTGACACCGACACCTCTGGTCCGCAGGGCTGGGCACGCGGTCGGGCCGAACCCGAGGCGCTTTTGATGATGGCGCAGCGGATCTTGGGCGAGGATGCCGCGCTGGCGAGTTTCGAGGCCGAGGCGCGGGCGCAAGGCAAGGCGGGCTATCTGCCCGATGCCACGCCCGATTTCGTGGCAGGGTTGGAGCGGCGCATGGCCGGATCGGTGGGGGCGGCCACAGCGCATGCGATGATCAGCCAGATCGTCGGGCGGGCGACGGTGTCGGTCGAAGACCTGATGGCCGTGGCGAACGAGACCGCGCAGATCATGGAATACTCGGCCCAGCTTGAAGCGCAGCGCGAGGAGTTGACCCGCACGGCGGGCGCGCTGCGCGAGGCCAATGAAAAGCTGCAGCAGCTTTCGGTGCAGAAGGATGCCTTTCTGAGCCAGATCAGCCACGAGTTGCGCACGCCCATGACCTCTATCCGCGCCTTTTCCGAGATCTTGACCGAAGGCGATCTGCCGCCCGAACAGGTGGCTAAATATGGCCGGATCATCCATGACGAGGCAATCCGCCTGACGCGGCTTTTGGATGACCTTCTGGATTTGAGCGTGCTGGAAAACGGGTCGGTGCAGCTGAACCTGTCGCTGGTGAACCTGCAACAGCTGGTCGACCGCGCGCTTGCCGCGGCGTCCCATACGCGGCCCGAGCGCAGTTTTCTGGTGGTGCGCGACCTGCCCGGCGAAAACCTGTTCCTGCGGACAGATGGCGACCGGCTGGTGCAGGTGTTCATCAACCTTATCTCGAACGCCCGCAAATATTGCGATGCTGCCGAGCCGGAACTGAAGATTTCGGTCCGGCAACGGGCGGGGCGCGTGCATGTGGACTTTACCGACAACGGATCGGGGATCGCCAAGCAGAATCAGGGCATCATCTTCGAGAAATTCGCCCGCCTGACCGACCAGAGCCGCGCGGGGGGCGCGGGGCTTGGGCTTGCGATCTGCCGCGAGGTGATGGCCAATCTGGGCGGGCAGGTCAGCTATCTGCCCGGTCGTGGCGGGGCCTCGTTCCGGGTGACGTTGCCGTTGCGGATCGGACAGAAGGCGGCTTAA
- a CDS encoding ABC transporter ATP-binding protein: MNNSVDVAPVIEAKGLDLVFQTADGPVHALKDVNLTVGKGEFVSFIGPSGCGKTTFLRCVAALEHPTGGTLTVNGMTPDEARMKRAYGYVFQAAGLYPWRTIAGNIRLPLEIMGFSKAEQDERIERVLGLVELAGFGKKFPWQLSGGMQQRASIARALAFDADILLMDEPFGALDEIVRDRLNEELLKLWARTEKTIGFVTHSIPEAVYLSTKIVVMSPRPGRITDIIDSPLPRERPLDIRDSREFIEIAHRVREGLRAGHGDEV, from the coding sequence ATGAATAACAGTGTGGATGTGGCTCCGGTGATCGAGGCGAAAGGGCTGGATCTGGTGTTCCAGACCGCCGATGGCCCCGTGCATGCCCTCAAGGATGTAAACCTGACGGTGGGCAAGGGCGAGTTCGTCAGCTTCATCGGGCCTTCGGGCTGTGGAAAGACCACCTTTCTGCGCTGCGTGGCGGCGCTGGAGCATCCCACGGGCGGCACGCTGACGGTGAACGGGATGACGCCCGACGAGGCGCGTATGAAGCGCGCTTACGGCTATGTGTTTCAGGCGGCGGGGCTTTATCCGTGGCGCACGATTGCGGGGAATATCCGGCTGCCCTTGGAGATCATGGGGTTTTCCAAGGCCGAGCAGGACGAGCGGATCGAGCGGGTGCTCGGGCTGGTGGAACTGGCGGGGTTCGGCAAGAAGTTCCCGTGGCAGTTGTCGGGGGGGATGCAGCAGCGGGCGTCGATTGCCCGCGCCTTGGCCTTTGATGCCGATATCTTGCTGATGGACGAACCCTTTGGTGCGCTGGACGAGATCGTGCGCGACCGTCTGAACGAGGAGTTGCTGAAGCTTTGGGCGCGGACGGAAAAGACCATCGGCTTCGTCACCCATTCCATCCCCGAGGCGGTGTATCTGTCGACCAAGATCGTGGTGATGTCCCCGCGTCCGGGGCGGATTACCGATATCATCGACTCGCCACTGCCCAGGGAGCGGCCTTTGGACATTCGCGACAGCCGCGAATTCATCGAGATCGCGCACCGCGTGCGCGAGGGGCTGCGGGCGGGGCATGGCGATGAGGTTTGA
- a CDS encoding ABC transporter permease produces the protein MMWLVLAGLAWAGGWWINARIAGSAAGRSHAGQLAVPVIFGLAVLLIWEGIVRGIGVSPVLLPPPSAVLARFGESAGLLWQDFAQTALKGALSGYLIGCAAAVLTAIAIDRSPFLQRGLLPVGNFVAALPIVGTAPIMVMWFGFDWQSKAAVVVIMVFFPVLVNTVAGLKASDAMQRDLMATWSASYWQSLFKLRLPAAMPFIFNGLKIGSTLALIGAIVAEFFGSPTVGMGFRINASIGQLALDMIWAEIAVAAVAGSAFYGLVALIERRVTFWHPSQRV, from the coding sequence ATGATGTGGCTGGTGCTGGCAGGGCTGGCCTGGGCGGGCGGCTGGTGGATCAACGCGCGGATCGCTGGCTCGGCTGCCGGGCGGAGCCACGCGGGGCAGTTGGCGGTGCCGGTGATCTTTGGCCTTGCGGTACTGCTGATATGGGAAGGAATCGTGCGCGGGATTGGCGTGTCTCCGGTGCTGTTGCCGCCGCCTTCGGCGGTGCTGGCGCGGTTTGGCGAAAGCGCGGGGCTCTTGTGGCAGGACTTTGCCCAGACGGCGCTGAAGGGGGCGCTGTCGGGCTATCTGATCGGCTGTGCGGCGGCGGTGCTGACCGCTATCGCCATCGACCGCAGCCCGTTCTTGCAGCGCGGGCTGTTGCCGGTGGGCAATTTCGTGGCGGCGCTGCCCATCGTGGGAACCGCGCCGATCATGGTGATGTGGTTCGGCTTCGACTGGCAGTCGAAGGCGGCGGTGGTGGTGATCATGGTGTTCTTTCCGGTGCTGGTGAACACCGTGGCGGGGCTGAAGGCGAGCGACGCGATGCAGCGCGACCTGATGGCGACATGGTCGGCAAGTTACTGGCAAAGCCTGTTCAAGCTGCGCCTGCCTGCCGCGATGCCCTTTATCTTCAACGGGCTCAAGATCGGCTCGACACTTGCGCTGATCGGGGCGATCGTTGCCGAATTTTTCGGCAGTCCGACGGTGGGCATGGGGTTCCGGATCAACGCATCCATCGGGCAACTGGCGCTGGATATGATCTGGGCGGAAATTGCCGTTGCGGCAGTGGCGGGATCGGCTTTCTATGGGCTGGTGGCTTTGATCGAACGGCGGGTGACGTTCTGGCATCCGTCGCAGAGGGTTTGA
- a CDS encoding ABC transporter permease: MKRVLPVLVVIGLIVAVWYAAVVWMNAPWVRDQAARAGGTVSFAELVPATMNLERPVLPAPHQVVVELVKATLGTAPTSKRSLIYHGWITLSATMLGFVIGTGLGGLLAVGIVYNRAMDMSVLPWAIASQMVPIVALAPMLAAIMSTLGASALVTKAVISAYLSFFPVVVGMVKGLRSPDAMQLDLLRTYAASGGATFWKLRLPASMPYFFASAKVGIAASLVGAIVAELNQPAGLGARLLQGSYYGQTVQIWSALFLSAILAAAMVMAIAAVERGTLVRMGMAR, encoded by the coding sequence ATGAAGCGGGTCTTGCCGGTTCTGGTCGTGATCGGGCTGATCGTTGCGGTCTGGTACGCCGCCGTGGTCTGGATGAACGCGCCTTGGGTGCGCGATCAGGCGGCGCGGGCGGGGGGAACGGTCAGCTTTGCCGAACTGGTGCCTGCGACGATGAACCTTGAACGTCCCGTTTTGCCTGCACCGCATCAGGTGGTGGTGGAACTGGTCAAGGCGACCTTGGGCACGGCGCCTACGTCGAAGCGGAGCCTGATCTATCATGGCTGGATCACGCTTTCGGCCACGATGCTGGGGTTTGTGATCGGCACGGGCCTTGGCGGGCTGCTGGCGGTGGGGATCGTTTACAACCGCGCGATGGACATGAGCGTGCTGCCTTGGGCGATTGCGAGCCAGATGGTGCCCATCGTGGCGCTGGCCCCGATGCTGGCCGCGATCATGAGCACGCTGGGGGCCTCGGCTTTGGTGACCAAGGCGGTGATCTCGGCTTACCTCAGTTTCTTTCCGGTGGTGGTGGGCATGGTCAAGGGGCTTCGCAGCCCGGATGCGATGCAGCTAGATTTGTTGCGGACCTATGCCGCTTCGGGCGGGGCGACGTTCTGGAAGCTGCGGCTGCCGGCGTCGATGCCCTATTTCTTTGCCAGCGCCAAGGTCGGCATCGCGGCCAGTCTGGTGGGGGCCATCGTGGCCGAGTTGAACCAGCCGGCGGGGTTGGGGGCGCGGCTGTTGCAGGGGTCTTACTACGGGCAGACCGTGCAGATCTGGTCGGCGCTGTTCCTGAGCGCCATTCTGGCGGCAGCGATGGTCATGGCGATTGCGGCGGTGGAGCGGGGCACGCTTGTACGGATGGGGATGGCGCGATGA
- a CDS encoding TIGR03862 family flavoprotein, translating into MDALVIGGGPAGLMAAETLAQAGRHVTLCEAKPSVGRKFLMAGKSGLNITKAEDETRFLAAYGDGWLAPAIAAFGPTEVQDWCRGLGQEIFTGSSGRVFPVSMKGSPLLRAWLARLGAAGVGMRVRWRWTGFHGEGFRFETPAGEQVLEPAVTVLALGGASWARLGSDGAWVPWLAARGVQIAPFRPANMGFGVAWSAHMARHFGQPVKGAALIAGPQRERGEFVISARGIEGGGVYAVSRALREGAPLHLDLMPDLAAETLGQRLAQMRAGESLANRLRKLGLSATAQALVMEFGRPLDPVTAIKSLPVPLTGPRPIDEAISVAGGITRAALTEGLELRAIPRVFVCGEMLDWEAPTGGYLLTACLATGRHAGLAAAAR; encoded by the coding sequence ATGGATGCGCTGGTGATCGGTGGTGGACCGGCAGGGCTGATGGCGGCGGAAACGCTTGCCCAAGCCGGACGCCATGTCACGCTCTGCGAGGCAAAGCCCAGTGTCGGGCGCAAATTCCTGATGGCCGGAAAATCGGGGCTGAACATCACCAAGGCGGAAGACGAAACCCGCTTTCTTGCCGCTTACGGCGACGGATGGCTCGCCCCCGCGATTGCCGCCTTTGGCCCGACCGAAGTACAAGACTGGTGCAGGGGCCTCGGGCAAGAGATCTTCACCGGCTCGTCGGGACGGGTGTTTCCGGTCAGCATGAAAGGCTCGCCGCTGCTTCGCGCATGGCTCGCACGCTTGGGCGCGGCGGGGGTCGGGATGCGCGTGCGCTGGCGCTGGACGGGGTTTCATGGCGAAGGGTTCCGCTTCGAAACGCCCGCAGGCGAACAGGTGCTGGAACCCGCCGTCACCGTGCTGGCCCTTGGTGGTGCAAGCTGGGCGCGGCTCGGATCGGACGGCGCATGGGTGCCATGGCTCGCGGCACGCGGCGTGCAAATCGCGCCGTTCCGGCCTGCGAACATGGGCTTCGGCGTCGCGTGGTCCGCCCATATGGCACGCCACTTCGGCCAGCCGGTAAAGGGCGCAGCCCTGATCGCAGGCCCGCAGCGGGAACGGGGCGAATTCGTCATCTCGGCCCGTGGCATCGAAGGCGGTGGCGTCTACGCCGTCAGCCGCGCCCTGCGCGAAGGCGCCCCCCTGCACCTCGACCTGATGCCCGACCTTGCCGCCGAAACCCTCGGCCAAAGGCTGGCACAGATGCGGGCGGGCGAAAGCCTTGCCAACCGTTTACGCAAACTCGGCCTCTCCGCCACCGCGCAGGCGCTGGTCATGGAATTCGGCCGTCCCCTCGATCCGGTCACCGCGATCAAATCCCTGCCCGTCCCGCTGACCGGCCCCCGTCCGATCGACGAGGCGATCTCGGTCGCGGGCGGCATCACCCGCGCCGCCCTGACCGAAGGCCTTGAACTGCGCGCCATCCCCCGCGTCTTTGTCTGCGGCGAGATGCTCGACTGGGAGGCCCCGACGGGCGGTTACCTTCTCACTGCCTGCCTTGCCACCGGACGCCACGCTGGTCTCGCCGCCGCAGCACGCTGA
- a CDS encoding helix-turn-helix transcriptional regulator, which yields MPMSALTGTRVRERRLALGLRQAEIARVVGISASYLNLIEHNRRRVGAEVLAALAAALEVPVAQLAEGAEGGLADDLRAAAAAVEALGNAAPELDRVDEFAGRFPGWAGVVAVLQRRAAGLERSVEALNDRISHDPHLSASIHEVLSALASVRSTAAILAETEDIDAAWRARFHRNLHQDSERMAAGAEALVAWLDGSEQAAEAGIAAPLDEMEGWLAGRGWQVPELDEGGAAKLEAEIAGLASGAARDLARGWLARAVADAAALPMARLLEVAGGVPDPMRIAVDCGVPVDLAFRRLALMPGRGFGLVVCDASGTLLFRRPAEGFPLPRFGAACPLWPLYAALGRPGGAIAGEVAVAGRQGRRFHVLAHAVTRHPLGFGGVELREASMLILPATGKGEAVTVGSTCRICPRPDCPARREPSIIALA from the coding sequence ATGCCGATGTCGGCCCTTACAGGCACGCGGGTGCGCGAAAGGCGTCTTGCGCTGGGGCTGCGGCAGGCCGAGATCGCGCGGGTTGTGGGGATATCGGCGTCCTACCTCAACCTGATCGAGCATAACCGGCGGCGGGTCGGGGCCGAGGTGCTGGCGGCGCTGGCTGCGGCCTTGGAGGTGCCGGTGGCGCAGCTGGCCGAGGGGGCCGAGGGCGGGCTGGCCGATGATCTGCGGGCGGCTGCGGCGGCGGTCGAGGCCTTGGGCAACGCCGCCCCCGAACTTGACCGTGTGGACGAATTCGCCGGGCGATTTCCGGGTTGGGCCGGGGTTGTTGCGGTGTTGCAGCGGCGGGCCGCGGGATTGGAGCGATCCGTCGAGGCGTTGAACGACCGCATCAGCCATGATCCGCATCTGTCGGCCTCGATCCACGAGGTGCTTTCGGCGCTGGCCTCGGTGCGGTCGACCGCCGCGATACTGGCGGAAACCGAGGATATCGATGCCGCATGGCGCGCCCGGTTCCATCGCAACCTGCATCAGGACAGCGAACGCATGGCGGCGGGGGCCGAGGCGCTGGTCGCATGGCTTGACGGGTCGGAACAGGCCGCGGAAGCGGGGATCGCAGCACCGCTCGACGAGATGGAGGGCTGGCTTGCCGGACGCGGCTGGCAGGTGCCGGAACTCGATGAGGGCGGGGCGGCCAAGCTGGAGGCAGAGATCGCGGGGCTTGCTTCGGGTGCCGCGCGGGATCTTGCGAGGGGGTGGCTGGCGCGGGCGGTGGCGGATGCGGCGGCCTTGCCGATGGCGCGGTTGCTGGAGGTGGCGGGTGGGGTCCCCGATCCGATGCGGATCGCGGTCGACTGCGGCGTTCCTGTCGATCTGGCGTTCCGGCGGCTGGCGCTGATGCCGGGGCGCGGCTTTGGCCTTGTCGTCTGCGACGCCTCGGGCACGCTGTTGTTCCGCCGTCCGGCCGAGGGCTTTCCCTTGCCACGCTTTGGCGCGGCCTGTCCGCTTTGGCCGCTTTACGCAGCCCTTGGCCGTCCGGGCGGCGCCATTGCCGGCGAAGTCGCCGTTGCGGGGCGGCAAGGGCGACGGTTCCATGTTCTTGCCCATGCCGTGACGCGGCACCCGCTGGGCTTTGGCGGGGTGGAACTGCGCGAGGCGTCCATGCTGATCCTGCCCGCAACCGGCAAGGGAGAGGCGGTGACGGTCGGTTCGACCTGCCGTATCTGCCCCCGGCCCGATTGTCCCGCACGGCGCGAACCTTCGATCATCGCACTGGCCTAA
- a CDS encoding ABC transporter substrate-binding protein yields the protein MKRLLTAALLALGAGSAQAEDVTLQLKWVTQAQFAGYYVAQAKGFYEEEGLNVTILPGGPDVAPTQVLASGGADVVVDWMPSALAAREKGLALVNIAQPFKSSGMMLTCLKESGVATPADFKGKTLGVWFGGNEYPFLNWMNKLGLKTDGSDVTVLKQGFNVDPLLQKQAACISTMTYNEYWQVIDAGISPDDLITFKYEDEGVATLEDGLYVMEDKLADPAFEEKMVKFVRASMKGWKYAEENSDEAAMIVLENDETGAQTETHQKRMMGEIAKLTAGSNGALDEADYKRTVAALMSGGSDPVITKEPEGAWSHAITDKALN from the coding sequence ATGAAGAGATTGTTGACGGCGGCGCTGCTGGCGCTGGGTGCGGGGTCCGCGCAGGCCGAGGATGTGACGCTGCAGTTGAAATGGGTCACGCAGGCCCAGTTCGCGGGCTATTATGTGGCGCAGGCCAAGGGCTTTTACGAGGAAGAGGGGCTGAACGTCACCATCCTGCCCGGTGGTCCGGACGTGGCGCCGACGCAGGTGCTGGCAAGCGGCGGTGCCGATGTGGTGGTGGACTGGATGCCTTCGGCACTGGCTGCGCGCGAAAAGGGTCTGGCGCTGGTCAACATCGCCCAGCCGTTCAAGTCGTCGGGCATGATGCTGACCTGCCTGAAAGAGTCGGGCGTGGCCACCCCTGCCGATTTCAAGGGCAAGACGCTGGGTGTCTGGTTCGGGGGCAACGAATACCCGTTCCTGAACTGGATGAACAAGCTGGGTCTCAAGACCGATGGCAGCGATGTCACGGTGCTCAAGCAGGGCTTCAACGTCGATCCGCTGTTGCAAAAGCAGGCGGCCTGCATCTCGACCATGACCTATAACGAATATTGGCAGGTGATCGACGCAGGCATCAGCCCCGATGACCTGATCACCTTCAAATACGAAGACGAGGGCGTGGCGACGCTGGAAGACGGTCTTTACGTGATGGAAGACAAGCTGGCCGATCCTGCTTTCGAGGAAAAGATGGTCAAGTTCGTCCGCGCTTCGATGAAGGGCTGGAAATATGCCGAGGAGAATTCGGACGAGGCGGCGATGATCGTTCTGGAAAACGACGAGACCGGCGCGCAGACCGAAACCCACCAGAAGCGCATGATGGGCGAGATCGCCAAACTGACCGCAGGGTCGAACGGTGCGCTGGACGAGGCCGATTACAAGCGCACGGTGGCGGCGCTGATGTCGGGCGGGTCGGATCCGGTCATCACCAAGGAACCGGAAGGCGCTTGGTCGCACGCGATCACCGACAAGGCACTGAACTGA
- a CDS encoding response regulator transcription factor codes for MARVVLIEDEPNIAEAIRFILARDGWEVTALADGLGGIEAIRAGAPDLVILDLMLPGVSGMELLGAIRADRRLGTVPVLMLTAKGQGRDRDAAMQAGVNRFMTKPFSNAEMLATVRELAGHV; via the coding sequence ATGGCACGAGTCGTGCTGATCGAGGACGAGCCGAACATTGCCGAAGCGATCCGCTTCATCCTTGCCCGTGACGGCTGGGAAGTGACGGCGCTGGCCGACGGACTTGGCGGGATCGAGGCGATCCGCGCGGGGGCGCCCGATCTGGTGATCCTCGACCTCATGCTTCCGGGCGTGTCGGGGATGGAGCTTCTCGGCGCGATCCGCGCTGATCGCAGGCTGGGGACCGTGCCGGTGCTGATGCTGACGGCCAAGGGGCAGGGGCGCGACCGCGATGCGGCGATGCAGGCGGGTGTGAACCGCTTCATGACCAAGCCTTTTTCCAATGCCGAGATGCTTGCTACGGTGCGCGAACTGGCAGGGCACGTCTGA